From a single Deltaproteobacteria bacterium genomic region:
- a CDS encoding transglutaminase-like domain-containing protein → MTNYLKACILAVLLLSPLLSVSFGKNTGAEESWMAVYSSGKRIGYSYSSQKEVDGLTEVTEIMRLRVRLLDSAQEIDTRAEYVLDGYRIEEFEYEFKSPSGVTRAEGVRRGGELQIKIKSVSEERELDFPASVPLIPPSMLPKWLAGQKSEPGQSYNALIFDPALIITGSGQKSMNAVNSIAGAEMVDVPFLGSFETVKVVTALPDIEFTTWITDKGEAIKQIFPPSMTAYKDTKSNIMETELSEWDVAATTSIPSDTRLGNARDLSYMKVRIEGVGSDGGFDFSDGYRQSWDGRTVEIKSGEPSGINTYKLPYGGDKFRKYLKADELVQSTHMKIISKSREILDGETDSLRAASKINDWVYANLKKKGSATIPSALDVLRTGEGDCNEHSALFAALARASGIPTKTVSGTLYIDGRFYYHAWNEVFVGEWVAADPTFGQLPADATHIKFIEGDLEKSSRIMKVVGKINLRILEAS, encoded by the coding sequence ATGACTAATTATTTAAAGGCCTGTATTCTGGCCGTCCTCCTATTGTCGCCCCTCCTTTCAGTCTCCTTCGGTAAAAATACGGGAGCCGAAGAAAGCTGGATGGCCGTTTATTCGAGCGGCAAGAGGATCGGCTATTCCTACAGCTCGCAAAAAGAGGTTGACGGGCTTACTGAAGTTACGGAAATCATGAGGCTCAGGGTAAGGCTGCTCGATTCGGCGCAGGAGATCGATACCAGAGCAGAGTATGTGCTCGACGGCTACCGGATCGAAGAATTCGAATACGAATTCAAATCCCCCTCAGGCGTAACCCGCGCCGAGGGCGTGAGGCGGGGAGGCGAACTTCAGATAAAAATTAAAAGCGTCTCGGAAGAAAGAGAGCTTGATTTTCCGGCTTCGGTACCCCTGATTCCGCCTTCTATGCTTCCCAAGTGGCTTGCCGGGCAGAAGTCCGAGCCGGGGCAGTCGTATAACGCGCTCATTTTCGATCCTGCGTTGATAATTACGGGTTCCGGCCAAAAGAGCATGAATGCGGTAAATAGCATAGCTGGCGCTGAAATGGTAGATGTACCGTTTCTCGGCAGCTTTGAGACCGTCAAGGTCGTAACCGCCCTGCCGGATATCGAGTTCACGACCTGGATTACCGATAAGGGGGAGGCGATTAAACAAATTTTCCCCCCGTCAATGACGGCGTATAAAGATACAAAATCCAATATTATGGAAACGGAACTCTCCGAATGGGACGTCGCCGCTACCACTTCTATTCCCTCTGATACAAGGCTCGGGAATGCGAGAGACCTGAGTTATATGAAGGTGAGGATTGAGGGCGTCGGTTCGGACGGCGGTTTTGATTTCAGCGACGGCTACAGGCAGTCGTGGGACGGAAGGACGGTAGAGATAAAGTCGGGCGAGCCTTCTGGGATAAACACCTACAAGCTTCCCTACGGAGGCGATAAATTCCGGAAATATCTGAAGGCGGATGAACTTGTTCAGAGCACGCACATGAAAATAATATCAAAATCGAGAGAAATTCTTGACGGTGAAACGGATTCACTCAGGGCTGCATCAAAGATTAACGACTGGGTGTATGCCAACTTGAAAAAAAAGGGTTCCGCTACTATTCCGAGCGCTTTGGATGTGCTTCGGACGGGGGAGGGGGACTGTAACGAACATTCCGCCCTGTTCGCCGCGCTTGCGCGCGCTTCGGGCATTCCAACCAAAACCGTCTCAGGTACACTATACATCGACGGCAGATTTTACTATCATGCCTGGAATGAGGTTTTCGTGGGTGAATGGGTTGCGGCTGATCCTACCTTCGGTCAGCTACCGGCGGACGCGACACACATAAAATTCATAGAAGGAGATTTAGAAAAAAGCTCCCGCATCATGAAAGTAGTCGGTAAAATAAATCTTAGAATTCTTGAAGCCTCTTAA
- the mqnC gene encoding cyclic dehypoxanthinyl futalosine synthase: protein MNVKDIFGKVFEGERISSDEGLFLLKNADTIQMGSLADSVRRKFHPEGLVTFVADTNPNYTNVCDTECLFCAFWRPPGVQDAYTHSVDKVIEMMRTSYHNGATTVLLQGGHNPELKLDYYLDIIRRTTEEIPDLHLHAFSAPEISAIAKYSDLTTEEVLKRFWDAGLRTIPGGGAEVLSNRVRKKISPLKIDADQWMKVTREAHLIGFKTTATMMFGHFEEDGDILEHLERIRALQDETGNFLAFIPWTFKPKNTFLERKLPNETSGDRYLRVLALSRIYLDNFTHIQGSWFTQGNKVGSLSMHYGASDLGGTLFDENVLNCADNKYRSTVDELIHMIRSAGFVPAQRDTYYRVLNRF, encoded by the coding sequence ATGAATGTAAAAGATATATTCGGCAAGGTATTTGAAGGTGAAAGGATAAGCTCAGATGAAGGGCTTTTCCTTCTGAAAAATGCGGACACAATACAGATGGGCTCGCTTGCCGATTCGGTAAGGAGAAAGTTTCACCCGGAAGGACTGGTAACCTTCGTCGCCGATACAAACCCCAACTATACGAATGTGTGCGACACCGAGTGCCTCTTCTGCGCATTCTGGAGACCGCCGGGCGTTCAGGACGCCTACACACACAGTGTGGACAAGGTAATAGAGATGATGAGGACGTCGTACCACAACGGCGCCACTACGGTTTTGCTTCAGGGCGGGCACAACCCTGAGCTTAAACTGGATTATTACCTCGACATTATAAGGAGAACTACGGAGGAAATACCGGATTTACACCTGCACGCTTTTTCGGCGCCCGAAATCAGCGCCATAGCGAAATACTCCGACCTTACGACCGAGGAAGTGCTGAAGCGGTTCTGGGACGCCGGGCTCAGGACAATCCCCGGGGGCGGGGCCGAGGTGCTTTCAAACCGGGTAAGAAAAAAAATAAGCCCGCTCAAGATAGACGCCGACCAGTGGATGAAGGTCACAAGAGAAGCCCATCTGATCGGGTTTAAAACGACCGCGACAATGATGTTCGGACACTTCGAGGAGGACGGGGACATTCTGGAGCACCTGGAGAGAATAAGAGCGCTTCAGGATGAAACGGGAAATTTTCTCGCCTTCATACCCTGGACCTTCAAGCCCAAAAACACCTTCCTTGAGAGGAAGCTCCCGAACGAAACAAGCGGCGACAGATACCTTAGAGTGCTCGCCCTGTCCCGAATTTACCTCGACAACTTCACGCACATACAGGGCTCCTGGTTTACTCAGGGGAACAAGGTCGGCTCTCTTTCGATGCACTACGGCGCAAGCGATCTCGGCGGAACCCTTTTCGACGAGAACGTTCTGAACTGCGCGGACAATAAATACAGATCAACCGTGGATGAGCTGATTCATATGATCAGGTCTGCGGGATTTGTCCCGGCGCAGCGGGATACATACTACCGCGTGTTGAACCGTTTCTGA
- the glgA gene encoding glycogen synthase GlgA has translation MKILFVASEMAPFAKVGGIADVIRSLPRRIAALGLDVRVVIPYYRSVKSNLSRLGIKPKDRKERVVLCMDWLPVEGEIKEIQSDGVTVYLLSNDEYYNRRYIYSTHDGDYEDNDMRFGFLSLGALEVAKKVGFEPDIIHCHDWQTALLPICLKWRKHVKDDEFFKNTKTVFTIHNISYQGLYERGLLDKFGLPEFLFTSQGLELYGKANLLKGGIIYSDLVTTVSPTYAEELKKREYAYGLDAVLKWISRDHNNLTGILNGIDYESWNPEKDECIYRNYGVRNLKNKEINKQKLKKELGLDSSEDKPLIGVVSKLDEQRGTDLITESLAQILDLGYQMAIVGAGTSKFENSLRRAMRKYSGSISVTVDVNNDELERKVYAGSDMFLMPSRFEPCGLGQIIALRYGSVPVARGTGGILDTVSDYTEDKENGNGFLFHEFSTVSMLDALIRAISVYENKDEWKHLITKAMREDLSWRSSGKKYTQIYKNLLNNG, from the coding sequence ATGAAGATCCTCTTTGTAGCTTCGGAAATGGCGCCTTTTGCCAAAGTAGGCGGAATCGCTGATGTAATACGCTCACTGCCGCGGAGAATCGCCGCGCTCGGTTTAGACGTCAGGGTGGTCATACCCTACTACCGGAGCGTCAAAAGCAATCTGTCCAGGCTGGGAATCAAACCCAAAGACCGTAAAGAGAGAGTTGTACTGTGCATGGACTGGCTCCCTGTCGAGGGTGAGATAAAGGAAATTCAGTCGGACGGCGTCACGGTGTATCTTCTGTCAAACGACGAGTATTACAACAGGAGATACATATACTCAACACACGACGGCGACTATGAAGACAACGACATGAGGTTCGGGTTTTTATCGCTCGGAGCATTGGAAGTAGCTAAAAAGGTCGGTTTCGAGCCCGACATAATACATTGTCACGATTGGCAGACAGCGCTCTTGCCTATATGCCTTAAATGGAGAAAGCACGTCAAGGACGACGAGTTTTTCAAGAACACAAAAACGGTTTTTACTATCCACAACATATCATATCAGGGGCTCTACGAAAGAGGGCTTCTCGATAAATTCGGACTTCCGGAATTTCTATTTACTTCGCAGGGGCTTGAGCTTTACGGAAAGGCTAATCTTCTGAAAGGGGGGATAATCTACTCCGATCTGGTAACCACCGTAAGCCCGACATACGCGGAGGAATTAAAAAAGCGAGAGTATGCTTACGGCCTTGACGCGGTATTGAAATGGATTTCCCGCGATCATAACAATCTGACAGGCATACTGAACGGCATAGACTATGAAAGCTGGAACCCGGAGAAGGATGAGTGCATTTACCGGAATTACGGAGTCCGGAACTTAAAGAACAAGGAAATAAACAAACAAAAACTGAAAAAGGAACTGGGGCTCGATTCATCCGAGGATAAACCGCTCATAGGTGTGGTTTCAAAGCTCGACGAGCAGAGGGGCACTGACCTGATAACGGAGTCGTTGGCCCAGATACTGGATCTCGGATATCAAATGGCTATAGTGGGCGCGGGAACGAGCAAATTTGAAAATTCACTCAGGAGGGCAATGAGAAAATACAGCGGCAGCATCTCCGTGACTGTGGATGTTAACAACGACGAGCTTGAAAGAAAAGTATATGCGGGCTCCGATATGTTTCTCATGCCTTCGAGATTCGAGCCCTGCGGACTGGGGCAGATTATAGCGCTCAGATACGGCTCCGTGCCGGTTGCGAGGGGCACTGGGGGGATTCTCGACACTGTCAGCGACTATACGGAGGACAAAGAGAACGGGAACGGGTTCTTGTTTCATGAATTCTCCACAGTAAGTATGCTGGACGCGCTTATAAGGGCCATCTCCGTTTATGAAAACAAAGATGAATGGAAACATCTCATTACAAAGGCCATGAGAGAAGACCTCTCATGGAGGAGTTCGGGCAAAAAGTATACGCAGATTTACAAGAATCTCCTCAATAACGGCTGA